Proteins from a genomic interval of Choristoneura fumiferana chromosome 12, NRCan_CFum_1, whole genome shotgun sequence:
- the LOC141433709 gene encoding uncharacterized protein, whose protein sequence is MIWKAVILLCLALGGQAIRIPISKVEVKKNVYAEERKELSHIGSHEPEHHEEYAWAYPSYEFSYSVNNPHTHDYKGQHEKRHGDEVTGEYWLLQPDGKKRTVKYQADKHKGFTAHVHYTDHLHHEEPHHEEIIKPVEESLIEEPIREAEIPDHIVEEEIEEDQNVESKPELEEYNEEPKEEHEEKHQEKHVEYKPRGPTHIEYYVLHKYHHDEHEIKHVPKEEKQEEYHEPIKEHKPLPMEIISKIHHPIYNEHHGHVHEKHHHQIHYRPLINYNKYQSHKAPTHKAPLRITLINDEKEENNSEEISEVQAERKHHVERPTHIPLLHLYKPLVHNQQNHHYKEQHRRHYRSHGKRENTKQ, encoded by the exons ATGATTTGGAAG GCGGTGATATTGCTATGTTTGGCGCTAGGCGGCCAAGCTATCAGAATACCTATCTCGAAAGTGGAGGTGAAGAAGAATGTCTATGCTGAAGAACGTAAAGAACTGAGCCACATCGGATCTCACGAGCCCGAGCATCATGAAGAATAC GCTTGGGCGTATCCGTCATATGAGTTCTCTTATTCGGTGAATAATCCTCACACTCATGACTACAAAGGTCAACATGAAAAGAGACACGGAGACGAAGTTACTGGTGAATACTGGCTCTTGCAACCAGATGGCAAAAAACGGACCGTTAAGTACCAAGCAGACAAGCATAAAGG atttaCGGCCCACGTTCATTATACGGATCATCTCCATCACGAAGAGCCTCATCATGAAGAAATTATTAAGCCAGTCGAGGAAAGTTTAATTGAAGAGCCTATCCGAGAAGCTGAAATTCCTGATCATATTGTAGAAGAAGAGATTGAAGAAGATCAGAATGTAGAATCCAAACCAGAACTCGAAGAATATAACGAAGAACCCAAAGAAGAGCACGAAGAAAAGCACCAAGAAAAACATGTTGAGTATAAACCTCGCGGACCTACTCATATTGAGTACTATGTACTGCACAAATATCATCATGATGAACATGAGATAAAACATGTGCCGAAGGAGGAAAAGCAAGAAGAATATCACGAGCCAATAAAAGAACACAAACCTTTGCCTATGGAAATAATTTCAAAGATTCATCACCCCATTTATAATGAGCACCATGGGCATGTACATGAAAAACATCACCATCAAATTCATTATAGACCTTTGATCAATTACAACAAATATCAAAGTCACAAGGCTCCAACACATAAAGCTCCTTTGCGTATAACTTTGATTAATGATGAAAAGGAGGAAAACAACTCAGAGGAGATAAGTGAAGTTCAAGCGGAGAGAAAGCATCACGTTGAACGTCCTACTCACATACCACTGCTACATCTATACAAGCCACTGGTCCACAATCAACAAAACCACCACTACAAGGAACAACATCGTCGCCATTATCGCTCCCATGGAAAACGAGAAAACACCAAACAGTGA